In Streptomyces sp. Li-HN-5-11, the sequence GAGCCACGCCATCAGGATGATCGCGCCGCCGGCGACGAGGCTGCCCGTCACCAGGTCGACGAGGGCCTGCGACACGACCTCCCGCACCAGCGTGGTGTCGGCGGTCACCCGGGCGATGAGGTCGCCCCTGCGGTGGCGGTCGTACTCCCGCATCTCCAGCCTGAGCAGCCGTGCCACCAGACCGTGCCGGAGCTGGCGTACCACGCCCTCGCCCATCCGCTCCAGGACGAAGCGTCCCACGGCTCCCGTCGCCGCCTCGACGGCGAACAGCGCGCCGAGCAGGGCCAGGATCGGCCAGACGGCCCGTCCGTGGCCGCTCGCGTCCACAGCGTGCTTGGCGACGAGCGGCTGGGCCAGCCCCAGGGCCGAGCCCGCGAGGGTCAGTGCGCAGGCCACGCCGATGACGGCCCGGTGCCCGGCGGTGAGCCGGTACACCGTGGCCACCGCCTTCCAGGTGGACTTGTTGCCGTCCTTGCCGACGTCCCCCTCCCGGCCGTCGCCGACCCCGCCGCCGTCGCCCACCTCGCCGACCTCGCCGATCCCGGCCCCGTCACCCACGCCGGCCGCCTCGCCGGCCCCTGCCCCCTCACCGGTGTCCGGGGCGCGTCCCGCCGCCGGCGGCGTCGTGCCGGTCACCGGTCCGTCGGCCGTGGCGGCGCGGGTACCGCCACCAGCCGGGCGAAGTATCCGTCCGGCACGCCCTCGCCGACGGGGCGGCCCTGCGCCTCGATCCAGGCGTGCGCGGTGAAGGGCGGCACTACGCGGACCCCGGTGCACCAGGTCGGCCACGTTCCGCCGAGGCGGCACAGCAGCGCCGCCCCCAGGGACCGCGGCAGGCACCCTTTCGGTCCGGCGCAGGTCAGACTGACCGCGCACATGGCGTCCCGGGCGTTCTGGGCCTGTGCGGCGGTGGCGGGCGCCGCCCCGCGACGCAGGAGCCCGAGCACGGCGCGGATGCGGCGGGGCGGCAGGAGGGCGAGCGCGAAGGCGGGGAGGAGGACGAGAAGGGCGGCCAGGCGCCGGGCCGGGGGAACACCGGTGGGGCGCTCCAGTGCGCTGGGCGTCGTCATGAAGCCAGTCCCGAGCTCCGCAGCTGACGTACGAGTGCCTCGACGTCCTGCTGGGCCTGCGCCCGGTCGACGTCGAACTGCTCGGCCACGGCGGCGGCCGCGTCCGCTTCCTCGCCGCCGTCGAGCAGCGTCCGCACCACCAGGGTGGCGGTCGGGTTCAACTCCCAGTACGAGCCGGAGCGTTCGTCCAGCAGTACCGTGCCGTACTCGGTCTCGGCTGTGGAGACGTCGGCAGCGAACCGCATGGGCATGGTCGGACCGCCTTTCCGATGGTCGCGTGATCGAAGAGTTGGGGTGGGGCGGCGTCAGGGGGCGGGGGCGCGGCTGCGGGTCAGCCCCCGCAGCCACACCTCTGCGGCGATCGTGGTGTAGAGGATGGCGTCGGACAGCCCCGGTGAGGCGGGCCGGCGGGCGAGGTGGCGCAGTGCGGCGCCGTCCACCAGCCCCAGTTCCTCCAGCCGCGAGTCCTCCCACAGCGCCAGCAGGTCGGCGCGGTTCTGCCGCAGTCCGTTGGAGGCGTCCATGGAGGCAGTGGCCTTGGTGCTACGCCGCAGACAGGCGTCGGGCACGATCCCCCGCATCGCCTCGCTGAGGACCGGCTTGTACCGCCACGGCGTGACGCGGTCGTCCGGGCGTACGGCCAGACACGCCTCGATGACGCGGTCGTCGAGGAACGGGGAGGCCATGGGCAGGCCGGCGCGAGCGGCCATCGCGTCCCACTGCCGGATGACGCGGCTGCACGAGCGGATCTGTTCCAGGTCGCTGTGCAGGCCCCGGTCAGGATGCAGGGGTGCGGCGGTCATCGCGGCCTTGAGCAGCGCGTTGCGCGCCAACCGCTCGGCCTGCGGCGTCACCCAGTCGAACAGGCGCGGAGCCATGCCCCAGCCGAGCCCCGTGGCGACGGGCGAGGGCGACGGGGCGCGCAGGTCGCGGGCGGCGTCGGCGAGCCACCTCCCGTAGGGGCGGGAGTCGGCGAGCGCGCGGACGGCGCCGGCGAGCGGCCACTGCCACAGTGCCCGCAAGCCTCGCAACCGGCACAGGGCGAACAGCGGCCGGGTGCGCAGCAGCCGGTGGTAGTAGGCCTCGGAGCACCACGCGACATGGTCGCCGCCGATGCCCGTCAGATGCAGCCGGCTGCCCCGTGCGGCGAGGTCGGGCAGGTGGTGAAGGACCCGGGAGCGGTCCATGACGCCGATGGTGGGTTCGTCGAGGAGGTCGTCGACGCCGAGCAGGTCGTCGTAGACCAGCGGCGAGGCGTCGGCGTCCCAGACCACGTGCTCGACGTCGGGGAGGTGCTTGACGGCCTGCTGCGCCCAGTGGAGGTCGGTGTCCGCTGGGTCGCGGCCCGGCCAGGTGCCGGCCACCAGACGGGCGGGGGAGCGGGCGGCCAGGAAGCAGACGGAGGTGGAGTCCAGGCCGCCGGACAGATCGCAGCTGACCACGCCGCCCTGCCGGGTGCGCGCGGCGACGGCCTCCTCCAGCGCCGCACGGATCACCGGCGCCGCCTCGGAGAGGGGCTGGACCGGCTCCGGTGGCGTCCACCACCGGGTGTGCCGTACGGTGCGCGCGTCCGCGGCGACGACGACGGCGTCCTGCGGTGGCACGGCGGTGACCGCACGCCACAGGGACGTCTCGAACAACGGGTAGGGGGCGGGCCACAGCAGCCGGACGGCCAGCTCCTCCACGTCGGGGTTGTGGCCCAGCGCGGCGGCGAGCGTGTCGGCCCGGGTCGAGGCCACCCGTACGCCGTCGATCTCCGCGTGGAAGACCAGGCGCAGGCCGGACGCCGTCCCCTGCGTCCGGACCCGCCGGTCGAGCGCGGCGACGAGATGGAAGCTGCCGGGCAGGGAGCGGGCGAGGGCGTCGACCTCCGTGAGGTCGCGCAACCGTGAGGCTCGGTGGCGCAGTTCGGCGGCGTCGACCGGGCAGGAGCCGACGACGGCGAGGGAGGCGTCGCCGGCGTGCGAGGTGACCATCTCGTCGTCGCGCCAGCGACCGACCAGCCAGGGCCGGCCGGAAGGATGGGTGAGGGTCCGGGTTCCGGGGCGGGCGAAGGCGCGGGCCACGGCGGCCGCGTCCGCACGGTCGGTGAAGACCGCGAAGTACGCGTCGCCGGGGCCCGCCCCCGCACTTTCGTGCGGCACAGTCATGACGTCGAGTCAGGGACCGCCGGCCGTCAGTTCTTGCTCAGGATCAGCCGGTCGTTGCCGGCGCGTCCCAGGAGCCCGGTTTCCTTGCGGAACGAGCCGAGCCGGACGAGCGTCGGGGCCTCGTAAGCCTTCTTCATGACTACTCCTCACGTACGGGTGTGCTGTCCGCCCCTCTGACCTGACGGCGACCCAGCGCTGCTGGAACGCCGTCGGCCTGCCCTGATCCATGGGGACCGGGCGAGAAAGCGGGCCTGCATCCAGCTAGCGACAGAGGGGGCGGGCGCGGCAAGCCCGTCCATAAAGGTCGCATAGTATGACAAATATGGAATCACTCTGAGGAGTGACTCTCGTCCGCACGGGAGCGGTCGGCGGTTCACAGTGCGTGAGGGAGGTGCACGCCGGTCTGCAAAAACGTTCTGTAGTCGGCTCTGGCGTACGCCCGCTTCCCCGCGCGGCAGTGCTGCGGTGACGGAGCCGCCGGGGCGCACTCCATGGCCGGGACGCGCACCCTGGCTGTGCGCGGCGGCGTCGACCGCCGCGAGCTCGCGAACCGGATGCGTCCGCTGCGTCCCTGCGGGCACGCGTGTCCGGTCATCTCCTGTCTGCGGTGAATAGCTGGGTTGAGAACCTACCGATACGGAAGCTTCCGACTTTCGAACCTCGGGAGTGTGAGGGGGACAACAGATACGCGAGGGCGGGCGCCGGGTAGGAGCGCGGTCGTCTGGCACTGCGCTGCTACGGCCGGGAACTGCTGCGACTGCGACGGCTGGCCTTACCCGCGCTGCTGCTGCCGGCCGTCGGCAACATCGGTACCCGCTACGTCGCCCCCTGCTGATCGCCAAACTGGCGGGACAGGCCGCGGACGACGGTGGTCTGGCCCTGGGCTCGGCGCTGCCGTACCGCTTGAAGCGAAGTTCATTGTCAACCTGCCGGGTTATGGCGACCAGGGCAACACCCAGAGGATCAGTGTTCACCGGCTACCGCGGAGCGCTCGTGAGCGCGGCATCGGGGAGAGCGCACCGATCCGGCAGGGGATCCGGGAGATCGAAGCTCTGATCGCCACCAGTGACAGGACGGTTCATATCGGCCCACCTGGGTCGGCCCAGTACGCCTCACGACACCGGCGACGAGGGTGGCCAGCGCGGCGACGAGACGTCACCCACCAAGTGCGCACGCAGGCCGCGGGCCACAGTACCGTCGGCACCACCCACTTCCGGGTATCCGCCCCAGGTCCGGGTCTTCGCCGCCGATCCAGCGGAGCCCACGTACAGCAGGGGCCGGCGAAGCTGCAGCCTGGGGTGCTGCTGTACCGACGGGTCCGCGGCGCGGTCAGTTCAGTCGGTGGCCCTGCTGAGGGCGTTGCGAGCCTGGCGCTTAGCCGTTCGTACCGTCCGCTTCGCCCGGCACGGTGTGACGGTCAGTCTCCTCAGCAGGAGGCCAGGGACGCCCGGCATGCCACTTCCCTTTCCCTCAGGCGGGGCACAGCCCACGCCCAGCACTTCAAGAAGTGGCCACATCGAGGCACAGGCCGGTCCTCACGTGTGTAGTTTCGCGACCAGGGCGCCTGTCGCGCCGGGGGCGGTAGGGGCGCCTGGCGATCGGGTGGCGGGCTCGGACGGGCTCTGGGCCGGCCCGGGCGTTTGCCCGCCAACCGCCTCGCGGTCACCTCCGATGCCGCTGAGGGCGAGGGGAGTTGCCGCGATCACCCTGCACAACACCACACCCATGGTGACGAGCATCAGCCGCCGGCGCCCCCTCGGCGCGGGTTCAGCCGGTGCAGTCGGCTGAGCCTCGGCGCCCGCGTGCTGTGGGGCGGGCTCCGAACGCGCGCGAGTCGATGCGATTGGCCGGCGAGCGGGCCGGGTCGCGAGGTAGTCCGCCGCGCGAAATCCCAGGACGGCCTCGGCGAGCAGGGCGGGGAGCCGGTCCGCGGACTGGTCCAGCTGGTCCACCGCCGTCCCGCAGTATGCGCGCTCTCTGACCGCCTCATCGCTGCCGGGGGCTGGGGCCTGCATCCAGGGCGACTTCGCGGGCTGCGGCGCGGGCCGCGCGCAGTGCCTCCGAGGGCGGCAGGAGCGATGCCGGCCGGCAGCCGCCAGGCGGCGCAGTGGAGGCCACCGGACCGAACACCTCGGTGGTGCCGCGAGGACGGGGACACTGGGCGGGGCTCCAGCTTCGACGCCTAGCGCAACACACTTCGTACGCCACAGGTGCGTCAAACGTACGCTATCTGTACGGTTCGGAGGCTAGAGTGCTGTTCAGGAGGTGTTCGATGTCCGAGTTGTTCGATCGGATCGATGCGCTGGTCGCGTCCCGCTCTGTGCTACCGCCGCCGGGGGAACGTAAGCGGTTGCGTCATGCACACGGCCTGACGCTGGACGAAGTGGCTTCCGCCCTGGACGTTCGCCGGGCAACCGTCAGCGGCTGGGAGTCCGGGAAGACGGAGCCCAGGCCGCCGGAGCGTGACGCGTATGCGCGGATGCTCAAGCAGCTGGCGGAGCTCTACCCCGCCCCCACCAACCCCGCCGCACCCGAGCAGGACACGGCGGTGCCCGAGACGTTCACCGATAGGCCCGCCCCCGCTCAGGAAGTCCGGACCGCCGCGGCTCCGGTCTCCGAGGTTGGGGCCATGGCCGCAACCGAGAACACCCAGACCCCAGCCGCTGCTCCCGTCGCCGCTGCTTTGCAGGTCGCGCCGCGCCCGGCGCGCGCCGCCAGGAGCACGTCGACGTCGCGCCGCCCCGGCGCGCGGAAGGCGGCCTCGCCGGCCGCGGCTCCTGTGGGCGGCACGGATGCGCGGTTCGCCAACGGGCCGCTGGCGGTCGTCGACGTCGCCGACGGCCAGGCGTACGCGTACTGCGTCGGCGGCCTCGTCCTGGACGTGCCCGCCAAGTCCCTCCCGGCGCTGGTGGAGTGGACGCTGAAGGAGGCGAAGCTGGGGCAGTCGAAGCTGTCCGGCCCGGGCAAGGACGCCGACCCGCTGCTCGTGCTCACCGAGGCCGCGCTGCAGCGCTACGGTCTCCCGGTCGCCCTTACGGATGAGGAGCGGCTCGCCGGGCGGATCCCGGAGGGCCACAAGGTCGTCAAGCAGTTGGCCCGCGCCGACTGGAAGCTGACCAAGCGCGGGTTCGGGCCGTGGGCGCGGATCTACCGCCCCGCGCAGGGTTCGGAGCGGGTCTGCGTGCAGCTGTGCATCCCGTCGTGGAACGCGCTCGACTCGCGTCATTGGGGCGAGGTTGCGCAGCTTCCGCCGGCGGAACTGGCCCGCGTGCTCGGCGTGTACGCCTCCCGGGTGATGACTCCGCGCGGCTCCACCGCCGTCACCGGCCTGGAGCTGATGACCGCGCTGCACCCGCCGACCCGGGCCTCCGAGCCCGACGCCGACGGCAAGCGGACTTCCGAGCACAACCCCGGCTCGCTGGGCAAGGACCCGGTGGACTGCGCCCCGTGCGAGGCCCCCGACGGACACCCGCTGCTCAAAGACCTGCCGCGCTTCCACCTCCGCGGCCCGGCGGAGAAGCTGTTCGAGGAGGCGTACGACTGGGCGCGGCCGATGACCGATGCCGAATGCACCCTGCGGCACCTGGTCGGCATCGACGTGAACATGGCCTTCGCAGCCGGAGCCAACGGCCTGGTCGTCGGTCTCGGTACGCCGACGCACGTCAAGGCCCCGGTGTTCGATGCGAAGCTGCCCGGCTCGTGGCTGGTCGACCTCTCCCACGTCGACCTGTCGAGGGTGAAGGTCGGCAAGGAGTGGGTGGAGCTGGACGGCGACCTGCTGCCCAGCCCGTTCACGCCGAAAGGCGATCGGCCCGAGGGGCCGGCCTGGTACGCCACGCCCACCGTCGCCTACGCGGTGGAGCTGGGCTACGACGTAACGCCGATCGAGGCATGGGTGCGCTACGAGAACGGCCGCTACCTGGACGCCTGGTACAACCGGCTGCGCGACGCCTACCTGGCCACGATGGCCGACCTCGGCGTGCACGCGGACATGGAGCCGGCCGACTTCCTCGCAGCCATGGACGGCTGCAAGGAGCGCGACCCGCAGCTGGCGATCGTCGTCTCGGCGATCAAGGCGACCGTGAAGGGCGGCCTGGGCAAGCTGCGCGAGCGGCCGCGCGGTGAGGGCTGGCGGCCGGGCGAGCCGTGGCGGGCGCTTTCCCGGCCGACGTGGCGGCCGGACATCCGCGCGGCGGTCATCTCCCGCACACGCATCAACCTGCACCGCAAGATCGTCAAGCACGCGGCGTTCACCGGGCAGTACCCGGTCGCGATCCTGTCCGACTGCGTCGTGTACGCGACCGACGGCACCAGCCCGCTGGACTTCCTGCCCCACCGGGACGGCAAGCCGCTGCCCGGCGGCTTCAAGCTCGGCATCAACCCCGGCCTGGTCAAGCACGAGGGCACCCAGAGCGTCCTGTGGGGCGAAGAGGTCCGCGAGCGGTTCAACGCCCCGGAACTCAACCTCGCCCGCTACATCAAGGACGGCACCGTCTCCGACGTCGACAACGGAGAGTAGGAGAAGGCGACGATGAGCCTGTTCGGGGACGGCCTGGACGCCGCGGTGCACAAGGCGTTCACCCGCCCGGCGCCCAAGAGCGCGCCCGCGCAGATGCGCTACCTGGTCAAGCAGCTCAAGGGCACCAAGCCGGTCGCCCGGATGCTGCGGATCTCCCAGCGCACCGTTGAGCGGTACGTGAAGGACCAGATCAAGAAGCCACGCCCGGATCTAGCCGCCCGCCTGGAGCGCGAGGTGAAGAAGCGGTGGCAGCCGCAGATCCGCGCCAAGGCCCGACAGAGGGCGGCGACCACCGGCGGCATCGTCATCGACACCCGCGCCCGGATCGGCTTCACCGCGCCGATCGGCTCCACCGACGATGCCCGCCTGCGGCACCTCACCGTCGCCCTGCCGCCCCGCTACGCCGCCCGGCTCTTCGAGGCCCAGGAGCAGGGCGCCACCGAGCAGCAGCTGCGGGAGATCGCCGCCGAAGGGCTCAAGGATGTGTACTTCCAGGACAGCGGACGCCGGGCCGGCCAGCTGGAGGAGGTCCGCTTCACCGACATCGAGCACCTCGAGTTCGACCTGTAGATCTCCCAGCAGCAAGGGCCCGAGCCGCCTTCCGTGATCGGGCCCTTGCTGCTGCTCCTGGCTTTGCCGAACCTGTGAGACAGGGGGTGTCAGACTCCGCTCCTAGGATGCGGCCCGTGGATCGAGACTGGATGCGACAGCGGCTTGCGGCGTTCGACGACCTGGCCCTGCGCTACGAACGAAGGAGACGGCCCGGCGACTACATAGGCGATGCAGCCTTGTACGAGCAGCTGCACCGCGCAGAGCCCACGGTCAAGCAGATCCTTCGGCTCCTGGACCCGCAGCTCGCCGAAAAGGTCAATCTCGATCAGATGGCAGGCGAAGACATGGCCCGCAACGAGGTTCATCGAGGCCTGGGCATTCTGGCCGACATGGACGAATGGGCCGCCCGGCTCGTACCAGATGCTCCCACCCTGCCCGCCGACCAGTTCCACCCCTGGGTGTGGGAGCCGGCCGCCCCACTGTGGGGCGCAGAGGCCCGGCAGGACGCCGTCCTGGCTGCCGCCCGCACCGTGAACCGCCGACTCCAGCAGAAGCTGGGACGCCACGACATCGGTGAGACGGACTTGTGCACGCAGGCCTTCGACATGAAGGAACCCGTCGCAGGGAAACCGCGCCTGCGGTTCGACGGCGACCGCAACACACCTACGTGGCGCGCCCGCCAAGAAGGCGCCAAGTACCTCGCGGCCGGCGCCTTCCTCGCCCTGCGGAACGTCGCCGCTCACGAGGATGAGGTGACCTGGACCGAACAGGAGGCGTTGGAGCACCTGGCGACCTTGAGCGTCCTCGCCCGCTGGATCGAGCAGTGCGCTGTGGAGCGCGCCGCCTAGACCCAGATCTCGTGCTCATTGCGGTAGTGAGGCCACGGCCGCCCGGCCTGCCGGGCGGCGAGGACGTGCTTGATGCCCGCAACCCACGAGCCCGGCCGCAGCAGCTCAATCAGATAGCGGTCCAGCTCGGAGCGGCGCATCTGCAGCGTCCAGCCCGGCGTCATCGTCAGGCCTCCCGGCAGTGCCACGGCCCGCAGCTCCTCCTGCTGGTGGATCTCCATGATGACCTCGCCCTGCTGCAGGTCCGCCTTCCTCGGCGGGCGTACCCAGCGTGCGTCCAGGCCGGCCACCTGGAGCAGGCGGGTCAGTAGAGGACCGGAGGTCTCCACGGTGGCCACGGCGCAGTCGCCGATCAGGCGGGCGCAGGCCACCGGATGCAGCGGGTAGTTCGCCCAGGGCACCCGCAGCGGGTCGCGGGCCGTACTGTCGAGACTGGTGACGTTGATGTTGTGGTCCTCGCGGCCGGCCGCGATCCCTGCCCGTTGCAAGGCCGTGTCGACGCTCTGCCGAAGGCGCTCGTTGAACTTCTTCGAGGACAGTCCTTGCTGGGCACATCCGTACTGGTCGATGACGAACAGGGCCCGGCTGCCAGGAACGTCGGTGGCGTATATCCCCTCGTTCGCGGCCCGCTCGAGGGCCTCGCTCAGCACGTCCAGGTGCGTGCGCAGCGGCAGGTTGAGGTCGTAGAGGAGCTCTGAGGCGTTGTCCCCCGGCAGCGGGCCGCCGTCCAGCACCGCCTCGCGGGCCTGGTTGATCCGCCGTAGCTGAGCGCTCTTGGCGTTGTTCGGGTTGGTCTTGATCTCTTCCGTGCGGGGTGGGTGCACGCTCGCGTTCGAGGGCGTGCTTGAGCTGGGAGCGGGCATCCGCCCGTTCAGGTGCGTCGACCTCGCCCCAGAAGGCGTGCGTGAGGATCACGGCACTGAGATCGCGTTCCTTCTCCCGCACGCGGCGAACTCCTTCTTCTCCTGCTCCGACCAGCCCGGCGAGTCCCGGTACGACCGGGACGTGGCGAGCCAGTAGCCGTCGGGGCGCTCCCAGGCCTCCATGGGTTCCACGGAGTAAGGAGATCGTCGGGATAGTCGTACGTCGTCACGGCCCCCACACCAGTTCGACCTGGCGGCCGCGCTCCCGTACGACGTCCTCGGGCTCACCGTCATCTGTCCACAGGTGATCCGTGATCTCTGAAGGCATGAGCGATGACGAGCAGCAGCCGGCCTCGCGCCGTAACTAACAAGGTCCTGGACGCCCTCGTGCGGGCGGAGCGCAAGGTGTTCACCCGGCCCGCGCCGAAATCCGCAAAGTGGCACACCGGCCGGGCTCTGGGCCCTCGTCGATAGCTGTGGCGAGCGGCTCGGCGTGTGCGTCGAGCCGCGGTTTGAGGTCGCGGTAGTAGGGGTGATCGTCTGCCTGCTTGGCAGACGTTGTGTCGCTGTCGGCTCCAGACGGCACGGATGGATACCGGTGTGCCTGCGCCCAGGTGTCTTGTTACCGAATGCGGACAGACCCGGGTGAACAATGCCCGCCTGGACGTCATCTCATGGGGTGCAGTGAAACAGCCGATGCGGCCGGCCGCTCTGCGGGAGCAGGGGGGGCCGCGTTCTGACAGTTCATGGGGGAGCTTTCATCATGACCATGCACCGTGCCCGCCGTAGTGCCCGTTCCGCCGCCCTGGCCGCCGTCACCGCCGCGCTGGCGCTGGGCCTGACCGCCTGCGGCGGCGCCGACGAGAGCTCGAAGGCGGCGGGCGGCGGCCACGCCGCTGGTACCGCGCAGAGCCGGTCCGCGTCCAACGGGGGCGGCAAGGGCAGCGTGGAGCAGGCCAACAGCGGTGGTGACCGCAAGGAGGGGGCGCGCCCGGCGGCCCTCTCGGGCGGGACGGACCAGGTCGCGGGCAAGCGCACAACGGCCGGCGCCCAGCAGTGCCGCGGAGACGAGATGCTGGTCACCGCGGTGCACCGGTTCGCCGGTCAGCAGGGCGACCACCTGCTGATCACCGCGGTGAACGAGGGCACCAAACCCTGCTGGGTCACCTCGTACCCGGCCGTGGTGCTCGACTGGAACGTCGACAACGTCGCACTGCCGCACTCGAAGAAGGACAACCCGGGCGGCGACAAGCACATCACGCTCCGGCCCGGAGACAAGGCATACAGCGCGGTGAACCTCTTCGACTACGGCTCGAAGAACCACACGGCGAACTCGCTCGCCATCGCGCTGCGCGGTGCGGACGGTCACCACGGCCCCTTCTACTCCGTCGTCATGGAGGGACAGAAGCCGCAGTTCAGCTGGAGCGAGGCCGATGTGCTGAACTGGAGCACCAAGAAGCCGTACGACTTCTGACGGCCCGTCGGGCAGGTTCGTCGCCCGCCTGCAGAAGAGTGGCGGGGAGCGATCCGGGTCCGCACCAGCGGACTGCCCGAGATCGACGGCGCTCCCGGCGGCATGGAATCGCCCTCAGCCTCCAGGAATGCCGGATCTTCGGTACTGGTGGCAGAAGGGCTGCCGGATGAGCACTTGTGACAAGCCGAATGCCTCATGGGTGACAGCCAGGCTGCCTCGGCCGGCCCTGTCCGCCCGTTCAGCCGGCTTCGCCGGTGACAACTTCTGAGCTTCGGCTCAATTTCCGGCGGGCCGCCGCACAGCGCTCTGGCGGCGGCCCGTTCCTTACTCCGCACCCGAATGCGAGGCCCTGATGAGCAGCCCCTGGCCGCACCGCCGCGCTGCCCGTCCCGTTCCCCGCGCGGCCGTGCCCCGTGAACCGGTCGACCACGCGCGCATCGGCCGGCGGGTGGTGCGCCGCGGGGCGAAGGGAATGACCGCGGCCGCCGTCGCGGCGGCCCTCGAGTACGCCCGCTTCGACGCGCGCCAGGACTCCCGCCACGAGCACCTGGCCGACGACGAACGCGGCCAGGCGGAACTCGCAGAGTGGGAGCGCATCGACCAGCTGCTCGCCGCCGCGGCCCCGGACACGGTCTACGACCCGGACGCCGACCCGCACGTCCGGGAGGAGCTTGCCGCCGAAGCCGCGGCCGCCGCTGCCCGGGAAGCCGAGCTGCGTGAAGCCGCCCGGGTCGCGGCCCGCGCCGATGAGCTCCAGGCACTGCGCGAGCTCGGCACGCTGGAACAGATCGAACCCTGCGAAGGCGACGAAGCTGCACGGGACGAACTCACCCGCCGGGCCGGGTCGTACGTTCACGCCGACGTCGACGCCTGGCTCGCCCGCGCCCTGGCCACACACCTCGGGCGCTACGCGGACCCGGCCGCCCGCGCGGCAAGCAGCCGGCCTCCTGCCTGCGCCCGTCCTCGCTGGGGCGGGCTTCCTCACGTTGCCCTTCGTAGGGAGGCTGAACCGCTGGTCAGTTTGTCGGCCGGTGTTTCGTCCGTCGGGGTTCCTCGGTGGCGTGGTCCTCGGGAGGTGAGGGTTTCGGCGAGTGGGCCGGCGATGCCGCTCGCTGCCAGGAGGTAGCCGGCGGTCAGGATCGCGACGCACACCTTCAGGTCCAGTCTGTCGGGTGCGCCTGGGCGCCTGCCGAACTGAGGGTCAGCTTTGTGCAGAGGGTCGACGGTGACCCGCACGGCACTGCCGAGTTTCGGGTCGTAGTCGCTGACGGTGGTCGTCGTGCCGTCGGCGAGACGCACCGTTGCCACGACATCGAGGGTGCTGGCGCCGTCGCCCTGCACCTTCTCGTACTTGGTGACCACGCCCGCTTGCGTCACCCCGCGGTCGTGCAGGATCTGCTGGTCGACGTCGCCCCTGGCGGAGAGGAGGGCCCCGAACCAGCCGAGGCAGACGACGACGATTCCCGCCCAGCAGACCACCGCGTTCCGTTTGCGGATCCGGTCGGCCCAGCGGTGGTTGACGTAAAAGAGCAGTGGCATGGGCGCACCGAAGGCCAGCAGTTGCGCCGCGACGACGAACAGGAGGACCAGGGTGTGGTGCCCCCCGCGCTGCTCGTCCAGCACGAACCGCAGCGACAGCAGCGAGATCCCCAACGGCACTGCTGCCAGCAGCGCGCACAACACCGTCCACAGCGCCGTCCGCGCCGCCCGTCGTATCAAGGTGTCCCCCATCACGCCAGGGTGACCGACGTCCGGCACCTCCGCAAGATCCTCCCTTTCGACCTCGTCGTCCCGGGGGGGGTGCCCCTATGTCTTTGGTCAAGGTGGTGGGTCAGGATGGCGGTATGACGACCTGGTTCCGCACCTACTACGAGGACGAAGATCTGTGGCTGTATTGCGAGGCCGATGATGAGGGCTGGGCGGCGCGACAGGTTGAGGTCCGGGGGAGGGACTCGCGGGCAGTGACGGCGGCCTCTTCGGAAGAGGTGCTGCACTTGCGTGATCATGCCGACCTCGCGGCTATGGGCCGCTATGAACGGCAGTACGGCGTCCTGGCGGAAGGTCCCGTGGAGGGCTGGCAGGACCAGCCCGAGGCAGCCGAGACCTCTGCCGAGGAGTTCGAGCGGTTGTGGACTGAAGCAAGGCAAGCTCTCGGCGACTCAGCCTGACCTAGCGGGTTGGGGTTCGTAGAAGGTTTTGTCGCGAAGCATCGCGAAGAGGACGTCCGCCCGACGCCGGG encodes:
- a CDS encoding DUF4232 domain-containing protein; protein product: MTMHRARRSARSAALAAVTAALALGLTACGGADESSKAAGGGHAAGTAQSRSASNGGGKGSVEQANSGGDRKEGARPAALSGGTDQVAGKRTTAGAQQCRGDEMLVTAVHRFAGQQGDHLLITAVNEGTKPCWVTSYPAVVLDWNVDNVALPHSKKDNPGGDKHITLRPGDKAYSAVNLFDYGSKNHTANSLAIALRGADGHHGPFYSVVMEGQKPQFSWSEADVLNWSTKKPYDF